A window of the Nocardia sp. NBC_01329 genome harbors these coding sequences:
- a CDS encoding class I SAM-dependent methyltransferase, with protein sequence MTRAEKVDFGAVRWGSVEWTNLVTLYLRACDSRSPQPILGDSAAADAVDRIDYDWARVHRSVRPGLNQWLVALRASRLDDWSADFLSRHPDATVLHLGCGMDTRAFRLRPPPEVRWFDVDQPEVIALRRRLYDNSDGYRMIGSSVTDTAWLTEIPADRPTMVIAEGLLMYLREPQVRTLLERLTVRFTGGELLFDTVSPLGPRLSKIFTKGIITWGIADVRELERWNPRLRFLEEASALAGSERIPTAPLRLLYRLLCATPAGKYDVSNRFALGADGSLGADGSLGADGSLGADGSLGADE encoded by the coding sequence ATGACCCGGGCGGAGAAGGTCGATTTCGGTGCCGTGCGATGGGGTTCGGTGGAATGGACCAACCTCGTCACTCTGTATCTGCGCGCCTGCGACAGTCGCTCCCCGCAACCGATCCTGGGCGATAGCGCGGCAGCCGACGCGGTGGACCGGATCGACTACGACTGGGCCCGCGTGCACCGCTCGGTCCGGCCCGGACTGAACCAGTGGCTGGTCGCGCTGCGGGCCTCCCGCCTCGACGACTGGTCGGCGGACTTCCTGAGCCGTCACCCGGATGCCACCGTGCTCCACCTCGGGTGCGGAATGGATACCCGGGCGTTCCGGTTACGCCCGCCACCCGAGGTGCGGTGGTTCGACGTCGACCAGCCGGAAGTCATCGCCCTGCGGCGCAGGCTGTACGACAACAGCGACGGTTACCGGATGATCGGTTCCTCGGTAACCGATACCGCCTGGCTGACGGAGATCCCTGCCGATCGGCCCACAATGGTCATCGCCGAAGGCCTGCTCATGTATCTGCGCGAACCGCAGGTCCGTACCCTGCTCGAACGCCTCACGGTTCGATTCACCGGCGGGGAGCTCCTCTTCGACACCGTGTCACCGTTGGGCCCGCGCCTTTCGAAGATCTTCACCAAGGGCATCATCACCTGGGGAATCGCCGACGTACGGGAACTGGAGCGCTGGAATCCCCGGCTGCGCTTCCTCGAAGAAGCGTCCGCTCTGGCAGGTTCTGAACGGATTCCCACCGCCCCGCTGCGACTTCTGTACCGGCTGCTCTGCGCGACACCGGCCGGGAAGTACGACGTCTCGAACCGATTCGCGTTGGGAGCCGATGGGTCGTTGGGAGCCGATGGGTCGTTGGGAGCCGATGGGTCGTTGGGAGCCGATGGGTCGTTGGGAGCCGATGAGTAA